One part of the Algibacter sp. L1A34 genome encodes these proteins:
- a CDS encoding alpha/beta fold hydrolase codes for MQKAINNYSKIVLLVVALVMIFSCSKDQNINNLDDTIFVRHKDADMPAYIYGNASEKIFLIILHGGPGGNGLGYRANTIKSDIEKECAVVYFDQRGSGMAQGSYSKNGISIDIMAQDVLALIKVIKHKYGSDAKFFLMGHSWGGTLGPATLLKDQSDFLGWIDVDGAHNPKGLYFEYISNFRIVATEQIEADNSVEFWQNALDIANNANQTAYNSDDASKMNSKAHNAETKFENDGLNNESQDDSDKLIFKYNILTMLWTGSNTQSILADQGLWETVDYTNQLQEITIPSLVLWGKNDMVVPIKFAQDAYDNLGSSSKKLVIFENSGHSPMLNEPDLFAEEVIQFINTNK; via the coding sequence ATGCAGAAAGCAATTAATAATTACTCAAAAATAGTACTGCTAGTGGTTGCTTTGGTCATGATCTTTTCTTGTTCTAAAGACCAAAATATTAACAATTTAGATGACACTATATTCGTGCGCCATAAAGATGCAGATATGCCAGCTTATATTTATGGTAATGCTTCAGAAAAAATATTCTTAATAATATTGCATGGAGGCCCAGGTGGTAATGGATTGGGATACCGCGCAAATACAATTAAAAGTGACATTGAAAAAGAATGTGCAGTAGTTTATTTTGACCAAAGAGGTTCTGGTATGGCACAAGGAAGTTACTCCAAAAATGGCATAAGTATAGATATTATGGCTCAAGATGTTTTGGCTCTTATAAAAGTTATTAAGCATAAATACGGAAGTGATGCTAAGTTCTTTCTTATGGGGCATAGTTGGGGTGGCACCTTAGGTCCTGCAACACTATTAAAAGATCAAAGTGATTTTTTAGGATGGATTGATGTCGATGGCGCACACAACCCTAAAGGTTTATATTTTGAATATATCTCTAATTTTAGAATTGTGGCTACAGAACAAATTGAAGCGGATAATAGTGTCGAATTTTGGCAGAACGCACTAGATATAGCAAATAATGCAAACCAAACAGCGTATAATAGCGATGATGCTTCTAAAATGAATAGTAAAGCTCATAATGCAGAAACTAAATTCGAAAATGATGGTCTTAATAATGAATCGCAAGACGATAGCGACAAATTAATTTTTAAATATAACATACTAACAATGCTTTGGACTGGAAGTAATACCCAATCTATTCTAGCAGATCAAGGACTTTGGGAAACGGTAGATTATACAAACCAACTTCAAGAAATCACCATTCCTTCTTTAGTACTTTGGGGTAAGAATGATATGGTTGTTCCTATAAAATTTGCTCAAGATGCTTACGATAATTTAGGTTCAAGCTCAAAAAAGTTAGTGATTTTTGAAAACTCTGGGCACTCCCCTATGTTAAATGAACCAGATTTATTTGCTGAAGAAGTGATTCAGTTTATTAATACAAATAAATAA